The following are encoded together in the Bacillus cereus group sp. RP43 genome:
- a CDS encoding hemolysin XhlA family protein, whose product MEGLQEVRSDVQEIKQDIKDIRLEIKSLEMRTTGNEKDIININKQLDKISANTTWILRLIVGGIIGAALTFLMKGGGM is encoded by the coding sequence GTGGAAGGATTACAAGAAGTAAGAAGCGATGTTCAAGAAATAAAGCAAGATATCAAGGACATTCGTTTGGAAATTAAAAGTTTAGAGATGCGAACAACAGGTAACGAAAAAGACATTATTAATATCAACAAACAGTTGGATAAGATTAGTGCAAATACTACTTGGATCTTACGACTTATTGTCGGTGGAATTATAGGTGCAGCTCTCACTTTCTTAATGAAAGGAGGTGGTATGTAG
- a CDS encoding holin, translated as MFEITVMIGIVVGLSQIGKTIGLQTKYVPLLNLTLGIVLGVLFLGGDIKTNVFQGIIIGLSASGLFDHTKIIKKDVDTK; from the coding sequence GTGTTTGAAATTACTGTCATGATTGGAATTGTAGTAGGTCTTTCACAGATTGGAAAAACAATTGGATTACAAACAAAATATGTTCCGTTATTAAATTTAACGCTTGGCATTGTGCTAGGCGTTTTATTTTTGGGCGGAGATATAAAAACAAATGTATTTCAAGGAATCATCATTGGACTATCAGCAAGTGGATTATTTGACCACACAAAAATTATAAAAAAGGATGTTGATACTAAATGA
- a CDS encoding N-acetylmuramoyl-L-alanine amidase, producing the protein MKRLMKHVTSLLMILVLAGSFATSAFADRTLIIPDLPKQPYRYGVGAYEGVVAHSTATPEAPAINIQKYESRTWRNAFVHYAVDWDETIQIADTKYIAYGGGPGANKRFVHVELCETADYDKFKRSYDKYVKLLAKILRDRGLSVEKGLWTHYDVTKYLGGTDHEDPLDYLRSHGVSEAQFRADVQRAYENSSVEVSVPEKPSKSAEVPTAVTDGVAYIQGSNVNLRKGPGTSYSKVHQLNKPESYIVWGEKDGWLNLGGEQWIKNDYSYVKFNKKSTVDLSIVGKRVVSKVDNLRFYDSPSWQDIDVVGSVDAGLGFTIETKVSVNGSPQYKVHNSKGKTYYVTANEAYVYVK; encoded by the coding sequence ATGAAAAGGCTAATGAAACATGTTACCTCACTTCTTATGATTCTAGTACTTGCTGGTTCTTTTGCAACAAGTGCTTTTGCTGATAGAACGCTTATTATTCCTGATTTACCAAAACAACCATATCGTTATGGTGTAGGGGCTTATGAAGGCGTTGTAGCTCATTCTACGGCTACTCCAGAAGCTCCAGCTATTAATATCCAAAAGTATGAATCTCGCACATGGAGAAATGCATTTGTTCATTATGCAGTCGATTGGGATGAAACAATTCAAATTGCTGATACAAAGTACATCGCTTATGGCGGTGGACCTGGTGCAAATAAACGTTTTGTACATGTGGAGCTTTGCGAAACAGCAGATTACGATAAATTCAAACGCAGCTATGATAAATACGTGAAGTTACTTGCTAAAATCTTGCGTGACCGTGGGTTATCTGTAGAAAAAGGATTGTGGACTCACTACGATGTTACAAAGTACCTTGGCGGTACAGACCATGAAGATCCACTTGATTATTTACGTAGTCATGGTGTTTCAGAAGCTCAATTTCGTGCTGATGTACAGCGAGCATACGAGAATTCTAGTGTTGAAGTTTCTGTTCCAGAAAAACCTTCTAAATCAGCAGAAGTACCAACAGCTGTAACTGATGGTGTAGCTTATATTCAAGGGAGCAACGTTAATTTACGCAAAGGACCAGGTACAAGCTATTCTAAAGTTCATCAATTGAATAAACCAGAATCATATATTGTGTGGGGAGAAAAAGACGGTTGGTTAAACCTTGGTGGGGAACAATGGATTAAAAATGATTATTCTTATGTGAAATTCAATAAGAAAAGCACAGTGGATTTATCTATTGTAGGAAAACGCGTTGTGTCCAAGGTGGACAACCTACGATTCTATGATTCTCCATCTTGGCAGGATATAGACGTTGTTGGTTCTGTAGATGCAGGATTAGGCTTTACTATTGAAACGAAAGTAAGTGTGAATGGTTCGCCGCAATATAAAGTACACAACAGCAAAGGAAAAACATACTATGTAACAGCAAATGAAGCTTATGTATATGTAAAGTAA
- a CDS encoding SMI1/KNR4 family protein yields MSISYNNKFVNPEKEITIKDINTVETKYNFIFPEDFKEHYLTYNGGEPERYVFVDEDEDEYIVTQFIPIKYDEESGRNLEYCLDTLRVGKVLPDWLIPFADETGGDLYCFSLKEGEEGSIYYWSHEYEYGEDPEEHVFYLTNSLKTFIDSMVEDE; encoded by the coding sequence ATGAGTATTTCTTATAATAATAAATTCGTAAATCCAGAAAAAGAAATAACGATTAAAGATATTAATACGGTTGAAACAAAATATAATTTCATATTTCCTGAAGATTTTAAAGAACATTATTTAACATATAACGGCGGAGAACCTGAACGCTACGTATTTGTAGATGAAGATGAAGATGAGTACATAGTGACTCAATTTATTCCTATTAAATACGATGAGGAAAGCGGAAGAAATTTAGAATATTGTCTTGATACCTTACGAGTAGGTAAGGTGCTTCCAGATTGGTTGATTCCTTTTGCAGATGAAACTGGGGGCGATCTCTATTGCTTTAGTTTAAAAGAGGGTGAAGAAGGATCTATTTACTATTGGAGTCATGAATATGAATATGGAGAAGACCCAGAAGAACATGTTTTTTATTTAACTAACTCTCTTAAAACATTTATTGATTCAATGGTTGAAGATGAATAA
- a CDS encoding WXG100 family type VII secretion target: protein MVQIKVTPEMLEEVANRASNTRIALESIHNNLCNEIDHLCFQWIGASNQQFVQMFNDARPKAFTSINSIIQVEEDLKRIAEKFRNADNQDVTMEEGAMCGKPSSEETEFDGGKLARDIAGELTGEYDLRRVWEGVDPSTGDKLSWLDRVGAGGMMVLGVTPVGKLAKLAKGAKMTVKATRKLTPAERAAKKGFPDIKTSPNGGPDFKDTPYLYPVKEGQKNIVPIEMTGNRQKDFKAANEAAGFPEAGRKSPDKKYTWHHLDDFDPETGTCTMQLAYRKAHEATLPHIGSCAQYEQHHGEKTYNKPRKKK, encoded by the coding sequence ATGGTTCAAATCAAAGTAACACCTGAAATGCTAGAAGAAGTCGCAAATCGTGCAAGTAATACCAGGATCGCATTAGAATCTATACATAATAATTTATGTAATGAAATTGATCATTTGTGTTTTCAATGGATTGGTGCCTCTAATCAACAGTTCGTTCAAATGTTCAATGATGCGAGACCAAAAGCTTTTACATCTATCAATTCAATTATACAAGTAGAAGAGGATTTGAAACGAATTGCCGAAAAATTCCGTAATGCAGATAATCAAGATGTTACAATGGAAGAAGGTGCAATGTGTGGTAAACCTTCTTCAGAGGAAACAGAATTTGATGGTGGAAAATTAGCTCGTGATATAGCTGGAGAATTGACTGGTGAATATGATCTCAGACGTGTTTGGGAGGGCGTAGATCCCTCAACAGGTGATAAACTTTCATGGTTGGATCGAGTGGGAGCTGGTGGAATGATGGTTCTAGGTGTTACACCAGTTGGGAAACTTGCTAAACTTGCTAAAGGTGCTAAGATGACAGTTAAGGCTACTCGTAAATTAACACCAGCAGAACGTGCAGCAAAGAAAGGTTTTCCAGATATTAAGACGTCTCCAAATGGAGGGCCTGATTTCAAAGATACTCCGTACTTGTATCCAGTTAAAGAAGGACAAAAAAATATAGTTCCAATTGAAATGACAGGTAACAGACAAAAGGATTTTAAAGCAGCGAATGAGGCGGCTGGGTTTCCTGAAGCAGGAAGGAAATCACCTGATAAAAAATATACATGGCATCATTTAGATGATTTTGATCCTGAAACAGGCACATGTACGATGCAACTGGCTTATAGAAAAGCGCATGAAGCAACGCTTCCACATATTGGTTCATGCGCTCAATATGAACAACATCATGGGGAAAAAACTTATAACAAACCAAGAAAAAAGAAATAA
- the asd gene encoding aspartate-semialdehyde dehydrogenase → MEKQKTFHVAVVGATGAVGEQMLNTLEKREFPIGKLTLLSSKRSAGKKLVFKGEEFTVQEATPESFEGVDIALFSAGGSVSKQLAPEAAKRGAIVVDNTSAFRMTENVPLVVPEVNENDLKEHNGIIANPNCSTIQMVVALEPVRQQYGLKRVIVSTYQAVSGAGAAAIEELHEQSQAILNGEEVKANVLPVSGDKKHYQIAFNAIPQIDKFQDNGFTFEEMKMINETKKIMHMPELEVAATCVRLPVVSGHSESVYIEVEKEGVTVAELKSLLANAEGIVLQDNPEEQLYPMPATAVGKNEVFVGRIRKDLNNDKGFHLWVVSDNLLKGAAWNSVQIAERLVKLQLV, encoded by the coding sequence ATGGAAAAGCAAAAAACTTTTCATGTCGCTGTAGTTGGAGCAACCGGCGCAGTTGGTGAACAAATGTTAAATACTTTAGAGAAACGAGAATTTCCAATCGGGAAGTTAACGTTACTTTCATCTAAACGATCTGCAGGTAAGAAACTTGTATTTAAAGGCGAAGAATTTACAGTTCAAGAGGCAACTCCTGAAAGTTTTGAAGGAGTAGATATCGCACTATTTAGTGCTGGTGGATCTGTATCGAAACAATTAGCGCCAGAAGCAGCAAAGCGCGGTGCGATTGTTGTTGATAATACAAGTGCATTCCGTATGACAGAAAACGTGCCACTTGTTGTACCTGAAGTAAATGAAAACGACTTAAAAGAACATAATGGTATTATTGCAAATCCGAACTGTTCTACAATTCAAATGGTAGTAGCTCTTGAGCCAGTTCGTCAGCAATATGGTTTAAAACGAGTAATCGTTTCCACATACCAAGCTGTATCAGGTGCTGGTGCGGCAGCGATTGAAGAACTTCATGAACAATCACAAGCAATCTTAAATGGCGAAGAAGTTAAGGCGAATGTTTTACCTGTATCAGGTGATAAAAAACATTACCAAATTGCTTTTAATGCGATTCCACAGATTGATAAGTTCCAAGATAATGGATTTACGTTTGAAGAAATGAAAATGATTAATGAAACGAAAAAAATTATGCATATGCCTGAATTAGAAGTAGCGGCAACATGTGTACGTTTACCAGTTGTATCAGGGCATTCTGAGTCTGTTTACATCGAAGTAGAAAAAGAAGGCGTAACAGTAGCAGAATTAAAGAGCTTACTTGCAAATGCGGAAGGTATTGTTCTGCAAGATAATCCAGAAGAGCAGTTATATCCAATGCCAGCTACTGCAGTAGGTAAAAACGAAGTATTCGTTGGAAGAATCCGTAAAGATTTAAATAACGATAAAGGATTCCATCTTTGGGTCGTATCTGATAACTTATTAAAAGGCGCTGCATGGAATTCTGTTCAAATTGCAGAGCGCTTAGTAAAATTACAATTAGTGTAA
- the dapG gene encoding aspartate kinase, whose product MKIIVQKFGGTSVRDENGRKHALHHIKKSLAAGYKVVTVVSAMGRKGEPYATDTLLSLVNQEESTISKREQDLLLSCGELISAIVFSNMLNENGIKAAALNGAQAGFVTNDDFTNAKIIEMNCDRIHEELQSLDVIVVTGFQGQTKKGDTTTLGRGGSDTSASALGVALHAEYIDIFTDVEGVMTADPRIVKDARHLQTVTYNEICNMAYQGAKVVHPRAVEIAMHAKVPLRVRSTYSDSEGTLISASDGATKGRDVEERPVTGIAHVSNVTQIKVLAKETAYDLQQHVFKEMANEGISVDLINISPTGVAYTVSDSVSSRAVELLKNLGYEPIVTEHCAKVSIVGAGMAGYPGVTAKIVTALAEKGIQILQSADSHTTIWVLVKETDLVEAVNALHSAFELSKEKQLEQ is encoded by the coding sequence ATGAAAATAATTGTTCAAAAATTTGGTGGCACATCAGTACGTGATGAAAATGGACGTAAGCATGCGCTTCATCATATAAAAAAATCGTTAGCTGCTGGTTATAAAGTAGTTACTGTCGTATCTGCTATGGGCCGTAAAGGTGAACCGTATGCAACGGATACGTTATTAAGTCTTGTAAATCAAGAGGAATCTACTATTTCTAAACGTGAGCAAGATTTATTATTATCATGTGGAGAGTTAATCTCTGCAATTGTTTTCTCTAATATGTTGAATGAGAACGGCATTAAAGCAGCAGCATTAAATGGTGCACAAGCTGGTTTTGTAACAAATGATGACTTTACGAATGCGAAGATTATTGAAATGAATTGCGATCGTATACATGAAGAGTTACAAAGTTTAGATGTAATTGTCGTTACAGGATTCCAAGGGCAAACGAAAAAAGGTGATACGACAACACTTGGACGCGGAGGTAGCGATACTTCAGCTTCAGCGTTAGGTGTTGCGCTTCATGCTGAATACATCGATATCTTCACGGATGTAGAAGGTGTTATGACTGCGGATCCTCGTATCGTAAAAGATGCACGTCATCTTCAAACTGTAACGTACAATGAAATTTGTAACATGGCATATCAAGGTGCAAAAGTTGTTCATCCACGTGCAGTTGAAATTGCAATGCATGCCAAAGTACCACTTCGTGTGCGTTCTACGTATTCTGATAGTGAAGGTACGCTTATTTCAGCATCGGACGGTGCTACAAAAGGCCGTGATGTAGAAGAACGGCCTGTTACAGGTATCGCTCATGTGTCAAATGTGACGCAAATTAAAGTGCTTGCAAAAGAAACGGCATATGATTTGCAGCAGCATGTGTTTAAAGAAATGGCGAATGAAGGAATAAGTGTCGATTTAATTAACATTTCACCTACTGGGGTAGCTTATACGGTGAGTGATAGTGTATCAAGTCGTGCAGTTGAATTATTAAAAAACCTTGGATATGAGCCAATTGTGACAGAGCATTGTGCGAAAGTATCTATTGTAGGAGCTGGAATGGCAGGATACCCAGGGGTTACTGCGAAAATCGTTACAGCTTTAGCGGAAAAAGGTATTCAAATTCTGCAATCGGCAGATAGTCATACGACAATTTGGGTTCTTGTAAAAGAAACCGATTTAGTGGAGGCTGTAAATGCATTACATAGTGCGTTTGAGCTTTCAAAAGAAAAGCAACTGGAACAATAA
- the dapA gene encoding 4-hydroxy-tetrahydrodipicolinate synthase, protein MIDFGTIATAMVTPFDINGNIDFAKTTKLVNYLIDNGTTAIVVGGTTGESPTLTSEEKVALYRHVVSVVDKRVPVIAGTGSNNTHASVDLTKKATEVGVDAVMLVAPYYNKPSQEGMYQHFKTIAESTPLPVMLYNVPGRSIVQISVDTVVRLSEIENIVAIKDAGGDVLTMTEIIEKTADDFAVYSGDDGLTLPAMAIGAKGIISVASHVIGNEMQEMIAAFQAGEFKKAQKLHQLLVKVTDALFMAPSPTPVKTALQMVGLDVGSVRLPLLPLTEEERVALQSVMQSIPR, encoded by the coding sequence ATGATAGATTTTGGGACAATTGCAACTGCGATGGTAACACCGTTTGATATAAACGGGAATATCGATTTTGCAAAGACAACGAAATTGGTAAATTATTTAATTGATAACGGTACAACAGCAATTGTGGTAGGAGGAACGACAGGTGAATCTCCTACACTAACATCAGAAGAAAAAGTAGCGTTATATCGCCATGTCGTATCGGTTGTCGATAAAAGGGTGCCCGTAATCGCTGGAACAGGTAGCAATAATACACATGCCTCTGTTGACTTAACTAAAAAGGCAACAGAAGTTGGTGTTGATGCAGTTATGCTAGTGGCGCCGTATTATAACAAACCGAGTCAAGAAGGAATGTATCAGCACTTTAAAACGATTGCTGAAAGCACGCCACTTCCGGTTATGCTATATAACGTTCCAGGGCGATCTATTGTACAAATCTCCGTTGATACAGTTGTTCGTTTATCAGAAATCGAAAACATTGTTGCGATTAAAGATGCAGGCGGCGATGTGTTAACAATGACAGAGATCATTGAAAAAACAGCGGACGACTTTGCAGTATACAGCGGTGATGATGGTTTAACATTACCGGCTATGGCAATTGGAGCAAAAGGTATTATTTCTGTAGCATCTCATGTTATCGGGAATGAAATGCAAGAAATGATTGCTGCATTCCAAGCTGGAGAGTTCAAAAAAGCGCAGAAATTACATCAATTACTAGTAAAAGTAACGGATGCACTATTTATGGCACCAAGCCCAACACCAGTAAAAACAGCATTACAAATGGTTGGATTAGATGTAGGTTCTGTACGTTTACCACTTCTTCCATTAACGGAAGAAGAAAGAGTAGCGTTACAATCTGTAATGCAATCTATTCCTCGTTAG